The genomic window ATGCTAATCTACTGCAGGCCTTTGACCAGACATCAAGCATGTCTTAGCTTTTACTGATAGTTTTCTTGTATCTCTCTCAAATTTCACATTGTGACATGTAAACTTTAAATCTTATCGAGATTGACATTGAGGTTCTAATTCCAAGAGGTGCGAAACATATTTAGCGACTTGTGTATTCTGTGGTTGTGATCAATGTACTCTGTGAAAGAATCTTTTTGGAGACACACTCAGCTTTTGTGTTCCTATAAGTAATATTCTTGCACTGTAGTGGGCCTTGCAAGAATCTAATATAGTGCTTGAAAGGTTGCTGTTTTGAGCTACGGATGTCTTTTACTTTTGATTATGTGAGATATACTTGTTTCCCATTGGAGGCAGTTTTTCAAGAATCTCACTTAAGTCCTTTTTCAAGATTAGTGAAATGTTTATTTTTGTGGTATGTTTATGGTTGCAAGCTTGTGATAAAGTACTGGAACTTATTGTTTCCGGTTTTATCTATTTCTCTTATCAACATGCTATCTCTGGTTACTTTAGAAAGAACTCTCTGTTTGTTCAACTGATGCTTGATAGGGTCACAAATGTTATGGCTCCTTCCCATAGCATATTCTGCTAGGAGCTTGCTTCCTTTCCAGGACCATTTCTTAATGAAAGTTTTCTTTTATACCAGTCATGGTAGTTGCCTAATGAATGAAAAGAAGCAAGTGGATGTGCTTACAAGTACTAAATTATTGATGCAAGAGAAATCATTTTTGCAGGTCAAGTCCTCCAAATTCTTTGCCTCACAATTGGAATCAACTATGGGCAGATTGCCAACAATCTTCCTCCTCCTACCCGAGTTGCTGGCCTCCTCCAATCCCTTAACATCAGCAGAGTAAAGCTCTACGATGCCGACCAGAATGTCCTCAGTGCCTTCCTTAATACCAACATTGAGTTCATAATTGGAATTGGCAATGAGAATGTGTCAACAATGACAGACTCGACAAAAGCCCAGGTATGGCTCCAACAGCATGTCCAGCCTTACATTCCACATACCCGAATCACCTGTATCACCATCGGAAATGAGGTCTTCACCAGCAATGACACTGTTTTGAAGTCTAACCTTCTTCCAGCAATGCAATCGGTATACCAAGCTCTCGTTGCCCTCGGATTGGACAAGCAAGTGAATGTCACCACTGCGCATTCCCTTGACATCTTGGGAAACTCCTACCCTCCTTCCTCGGGCTCTTTCCGCCAGGATCTTGCTGAGTACATCCATCCCCTCCTCAACTTCCATTCTATGACCAAGTCCCCCTTTCTCGTAAATGCCTATCCTTACTTCGCCTACAAAGCAAACCCGAATACTGTCTCATTGGAATATGTCCTCTTTCAGCCTAATTCAGGAATCACTGATCCAAATACCAATCTGAATTATGACAACATGCTTTATGCTCAGATCGATTCAGTTTATACTGCAATTCAAGGAATGGGTCATACAGATATTGATGTAAGGATTTCTGAGACTGGGTGGCCATCCAAGGGAGATCCTGACGAGGTAGGGGCCACTCCAGATAATGCAGCAATGTATAATGGGAATTTGTTGCGAAGGATAGCAATGAATCAGGGCACACCCCTGAAACCTTCAGTGCCCATTGATATCTATGTTTTTGCGCTGTTTAATGAAGATTTAAAACCAGGGTCAACCTCAGAAAGGAACTATGGGCTGTTTTATCCTGATGGTACCCCAGTTTATAATATTGGATTACATGGTTACCTTCGACCAATGTCATCATCATGCAAGCTGATGGTAAGAGATCCATATCCTTTTATGCAAAGCTTGTCATATTATTTTTCACATAGGCGTTAGGCCTTTTGGTGCTGTAGTATATAATGGCAGATTCCTTTTCTTTTCATTCTCATCTACTTTGCTGCTTTAGTCTTATTCATGAGATCAAAGCTCTGATACAACACAATGTTGCTGAGCTGATCATGCAAGTGGTAGAAACAACCATATCTGTTTTTATTTGTCACAGAAAGAGAATCAAACTAAATCTATTTACTCTTTTTTACTTTATTCCACTTTATTTTCTTTAGTCCGTCAAtcattttttgataatatttcacCATTAGGATTGTTCTAGTTCATTCTGTGCACTTCTGAAAATATAAAGGAAAATTAATTTTCGGTGGCAGATCGAATGAAtggcattagaaaaaaaataaggagCATCCCAATCTTTCTTAGAATTAATTTTTTCTGCAACTGAACTTGTAGGGGAGAGCAAGCTGCAATTGTTGTGTGAAGGATTAAGTGTGCTACAAGTTCCTAGCACAGAAGATCTGTCATTGATGTTTCGCGGCCCTGATCATTGCCTTTAGCTTTCTGtaggaaaaataaaataaagaaaaaggaaaaggactaACCTTTCCGTAAATGCAGGTGATTCATGGGCTAGGCCTTCTCATCATCACGATAGCAGCTTTCATCTTAGCTTAAAAGCATATTCTCTAGATGATAAGCAAAGTGGAGGAACAACTAATGACTGAGGATTTCTTGCCTCCACCAGTTTTTGGAAGGTGTCCAGGTAATTGGCTGATTGAAATCCCTCTCGTCCGCTTCTTTTTCCTGATAGGTCCAGTTCCACTTTAAGCTTAGAAAGTTGAAAGAGTTGTCAAACACGACCGCTTCTCGTGGTCAGTGTAGCTATTAGGTGACGGGTCAAGTTGTCTCAATACCGATCCTGTATGTATCTTCTCTTACAAGATTTCAGATTCCTATTTGTTTTCTCGTGCCCGTACTGAAGCTCCTGATACTCTGGGCGTTGCAGCCTCTTCCCTTCCCTTCTGCTGTTGTTCTTGAAAATAGGGTGTGGTCTTTTTGCCACGACGCGCCTGCCACATATTCCACGTATAAAGTAGCGTGTATTTCTTGTGGCACCAATACTCGTTAAATATTGATCTAACCAGATACTGTCTTTGGTGCAGGCAAATCCTCTAGAGATTCTCAACTCTGAAGTGCGCTAGGCTGCGTCTGAATCTTGCTATCACATTGTGACCGGCCGCATGCTGACGACAACTGGTTCCCGTGGAAGCAACCGGCTGAAATTTAGGGATAGAAAAACAGTTGATTTAAAATTCTTGTGCAGAAATAAATCGGCAATGAGAAAGTAACATTTGAAAAACTGATCTTAATTTACAGAGGAATAATGAATGCTCAGGTCCATGTAGCCTTCGCGACCGACGCTTGAGATTTATCATACTTCCATGTTATCATTTGCTTCACTACCATAACAGCCATTAGCCATGAGATTAAGCGAAGATGGAGAATCTGAGGTTAACTTTTGAGGACATTGATGGCTGGAGCCACAAAACGAATAGGCTAAATAATTGCCTACACCCTGACAACATGGAAGTATCATTTTTAGCGAAAAATGTGTTTTGACATGGTCTGTATGGCATCTTGtcatacacaagaatcaagtacATTCAAGCAATCATTCACCTCGCTGCAGCTCACCTGTTCACTCGTAATAGCATATCTTCAGCGAAAAAACCCTACATTTTCCCTTTATATATATCGAGCAATGTGCATCTTTGCAGTTCATAATTTACAGGTACAAACAAGAGTTGCAGGATTTGGCAGGGCATGGAACAAGGTCCTCCTTCACATGTGATTTCATAGCAGAGATTTTCCTGCGGCTCGTAATTGCAGAGATCTCGATTTTCACAGTGCCACAGTATCAGATGGCAGCTTGCACCTTAATTTTCAGTAGAACCATGGGGCAGTAACACTCCTAAGCTACAAACAGATTAACCAGCAATATTGCAACAAATGAGTGGGTAACTCCACTTCTTGGCAAGCACAACAAATCCAGAGAATCAACCATTCTGGTTACTTCAATCTGATCTCTCAAGTTCCCTGAACCTCTGATCCCAATCTCTACCCTCATAGTCTTGGTCGGAGAAATCTTCCTCCGTACTATATACTATCTTGTCAGAACTAATAACTGTTCGTCGTGCCATGTCTCGAGCATTCAACAGCTGAAAAATGTGGCAAAGAGAGCCAAAGAGCATCACAAGGTTAAATTATGAGGATGTGTTACTCAAGACATATAACCAAAAGAAAATGCAAAAGCatgcaaaggaaaaaaaaaaagaagagagacaaaaatattgattagcagcttaaaaaatttcatgatttctTTGAGCATTCACAAGTTTAGAAATGATATGCAATGCAGCAAGAAAGTTGTTGATGATTAATGCATGTACGTACATTCTAAACAAGTTGTGCTTGCGTTCTGCTTGTTCCTTCTTTCCCTTTTCCTATTATTCTCTTTTCCTAGTTATCCTTGACacgataattatttaaaatattgtataaatttgccttttctttctgtttTCCTTTCTATGATATGGAGATCGGAAAGAATGAAAACTAAAGGCCTGTTTGGTATTGCTGTTGTTCTCTCTTTTGTTTTCAAAATatcgaagaagaaaaatgaagtacACTGAACAACACGTGTGATGAAAGTCTCTTGTTTTTTAGAACTGTTTGTTAAATCTTCAAAGCTTTTTGGAACCATAGCTTCGTTGCATTCAAAAGGTTACAAGCTAGGAATGATAGAAGTTTCGGGCAAATGGTGTCTTACATATCAATCTCCATACAGGATTTTACTAACTTGTAGGGAGAGACAAAAAACCAACGATGCGCAACGGGCCCTAAAATATCCAAGACCTAGAAAATGAAATAAATGCATAGACTATGCTTAAGGCTATAACAGTAATGTGAAAAAAAAAGGTCCTGGAGGTTTGTGCAGAATTCCACAGGATTGTTGAGACTAAATGTATGTCAAAGTGTTTTACATGGCATCAAATACAATGGTCACCTCTTTTCTTTTAATTGATGCTTTGAATGATCCAGGTAATCAAACATCCAGGACGAAAGCTAGTGCTTCACCTAATAGGATAAACAGTGAGCAAACCAAATTAGAGCACGCTAGACTACCAGGTCTGGTCAGCCTGAGAATTTACGTTGTTAGAAAATAAACTATCACCGGGGGCCATTGCTTGGTAAAATGGTAAAAGTTTTGGGCTGACTAATTAATACCATTGCTGTGAGACTCAAAATCTAAGATTGGGACAGATCGGACGAAGCCAAGCTGAAGATCGGTAGCAGTCCGATCTAAAACGCCTTCGAAAAAACTTGCAAAACAAGTCAAAAATCGGATGGAGATCCTCCGGTtcttgaccctccgatgcttaagtcagtcttGAGCCCTAGAATAATAGTAGAGCACAAGAAGAGGGTTTGCATGAAATTAGAGAAATTGGATTGAATAGGAACTAAAATCCTTGTTCAAGAACTGACAAAGCTCTCACTGGCATAATCTCACTCTAGTTTTGAAATTAGGATTTAGAACTTACCATTGGAGGATCTCtatccctctatttatagagagactGATGAGGTCATTACAAAATTTGTTAGATCGTCAGAGAAATTTGTTAAGCGATTATAACCAGCTATAAATGAGCTAGAGTATAACAGTACGTATAAACTGAAAATAAGATCATACTTAGCTATATCTACCAGCTGTATATGAGATCGTGGCCAACTATGGCTTAGCTGTAGAGATCATAAATAAACTCCACAAGATGATTGATGTACATGATATAAAAGTTGACATCGGCTACAGACTGATGTGCACCAGATGAGATCGATCATTAGCTCACCTGAAGCTCTTGATATTTAGATATTAGTATTATCGATGTACCTCCCTTCAGATCGATAAAAGCCCGATCCCGTTGCTTGTTTAGCAAGTTTAACTCACTGTAACTCTGTATTTTAAGATCGGTAATTTGGTAATCACATGTGATGATGCCACATGGCATGAAATCGGTTTAGTGCACCAACACTTTGCCCCTCACTTTCTATGTCCAGAGTGAAAGTTATCAGATTGGACATAGAAAGTAGAAACATCTGTCAATTTTCGCCGTCAGAAATAAATGCGCCATACCTCGATAATGCCAAAATTTATTACTTGGTGGAAAACGGAGAGACGTGTGCTTCTTTCTGAAAATAATACGGTAGATCTTCCTGCCATCATTATCTGAAAAGGCGATTTTGAAAACATCAAATAGATATCTGCCATTTGTCAACACATCATTATCTGAAAAGACGATTTTGAAAACATCAAATAGATATCTGCCATTTGTCAACACCTGATTAATTAATCAATCCGACCGTGGATTGATTCGACgtggcaaaatctgatgaaggtgTGTCGAACCGTCGGCTGACAAAGCCGATAGATTAGCGCCAAATGTCACAAATCGACAATAAGATCAGTTCATCTGAATTGTTGATTTGCCTACAAAAGGCTTTCATTTTAGAACAACCGTTCATCTTCGCTATTTCCCTGTGGAGGTCCTGCTGGTTTTTCTCTAGAAGTCTCCCCATGCTCAATGGCCATCGAAGACAACAAGTTCACCAGAGgcgaagaagaagagttcttttTCATCTCTGAGAGTCTCATTAGAATTTTCTTAGATAGAAAACTTTTCCTTTCTATTTCAAGCCTTTCTGCTtcagttcttctttctttttccgttCTTCGAGTTTTTCCCCTTTCATTTTCCTTTAGAAAAACCCCTAGGAAAACATGTCCACTTGGAGTGATAAGGGGAAGAAGATTGTAGGTGACCCAAGGATTCAGTCGACCCAGCTTTTGTTAGATTTTGAGATAGAAAGTCCACAGAAAAACCCCAATATCGATCCCGTAGATGAGGGGAGTCCAGAACAGCATGCAAAATCTCCTATACGCAGTCTCTTGGACGGCTTCGGTCCGAAAATGGAAGAATCCATTTTGATCGAGAACCTGATGACTCTTCGAAAAAAAGTACAACATTCCTGATAAGTATGAGATGTTGGTGCCTGATTTAGAAGGTCAGATTTTTGAACCCCTAGAAGACTGCATAGTTTTCTATGATGAAGCCCTCTAATCTGGACTTCGATTTCCACTGCACCTTTTTTTCTGTAATCTTTTTGACTTTTATAAGATCCATCCTACTCAGGTGAACCCAAATGCCATCAGGATAATCATAATATTCATAATAATGTGTAACTTCCAGCATATAAAGCTTAGAATTTTCCTCTTTAGATCTTTAGTAGTTCTGAAGAAACATCCATACGAGAAAGGTTGGCAGtactttttttttgtgaaaaaactGTAAATTCGCATCTGGCCTTTCTTCCTCCATTCACGGCTGGAAATGCCGTTTCTTTTTTGTCCGAGCTCCTATTCCATGGAGTTTTAGATCTTTCTGGGAGCATCCAGACACTAAGTGGAACTCCCATtatgaaattctctctgaagataagGAGGCTCACACATTTCTGATTACCACGACAATGCCCAAGCTATCAAGGCTTGTTAATGATCAAGCATTGTACGATGCTGGTATCAGCCTATACTCTCTTCGAGATAAGACCGATGTATTTCTCCTTTGACCTTCTTTCTTTTACATCTTCTTACTTTTCTAAGTATACTACTTTGTGCAGAAATGAGGTTTGACCCGAAAAAGTTGATAGAAgcaaagaagaggaaggaggatcCAACGCAAGCTTCTCCTGCCCCTGCACCAAAGAGAATTAAAAGTGCGGATCCTCCTGTAGCTTAGACACCTCGATCTTCTTCAGCTACTCCATCCCCATCCACTTCGGGGCAAGGTAACTCTCCAAGAGTCGCACAAAGCAATCCACATCAGGCACCATCGTCCGAGCCTTCACCTCGCCCACCAATCAATGTGAGGAAATCGAGAAAAAAGGACAATGCTCGTCCTGCACCTCCAAAATCAAGTTAGAAACCTACCTCCGTCGTGGCACCGTCAACTTCGACTAAAGGAGACAGCGTCGAGCGAATGTCTCTGCTGGAGCGACCTCGACTTGATCGCGATCTTCTTACTTCGGTGTTGTCGAAGATCAATATGGAGATATGTGGAAAGAATAAATTGGAGAAGATATAAATCATGGCTTTGAGCATCTCATGCACGTAagcttctctccctctttttctttttttgcatcaGTGTTTAACCAATCTATTATTCCTCTATGCAGCTTGCTGTTGACTTTCAGGTCCTGTGTGAGAACATGGCCTGACTTGTAGAGAATAAAAGGGCCATGGATGATAATATGCTGGTCATCGAGAAGCAGAAAAAGGTGGCCGAAAAGAAAGCTAAGGAGAAGTCTCAGCTTGCCGAGGAGTCCAAACATGCAGAAAGACTCAAAAAACAACTGAATGAGAAGATGACTAcactgaagaaaaaaaatcagaatttTTTGGACCTTCAGTGTAAAATAAAAAAACAGGAGATGCGTATCTTCGAGCTACATGAACGGGCCAAGAAGAATGAGAAGTTGGAGCCGAGACTTCAGAATGCGATAAAGGCCAATGAGATCCATGAGAAGGCCATTGAAGCTCTTAAAAACCAAGTTAGACAAGAGCAAGATAAAGCCGCCAAGGCAGTGGAGCAGTACAAGGCCTCCGAAGAGTTCTAAAACAAGGTGACTGAGAGCTCTGAGGGGGCATACGACTCGAATTGTATCGGTGCCAGAATCTGATCTAGTTTTTCGAAGTCAACATTTCCAAGATGACTCCAAAGATCGCCATTGAAATGGGTATTCAAGGGGAGCTCGAACGGTCTGCCGAAATATCTGAAGAACAAGTTAAGAAAGCAGATCGGGATATTACC from Elaeis guineensis isolate ETL-2024a chromosome 9, EG11, whole genome shotgun sequence includes these protein-coding regions:
- the LOC105052128 gene encoding glucan endo-1,3-beta-glucosidase 14 isoform X1 — its product is MAVRICRLLLLFWLFSGQVLQILCLTIGINYGQIANNLPPPTRVAGLLQSLNISRVKLYDADQNVLSAFLNTNIEFIIGIGNENVSTMTDSTKAQVWLQQHVQPYIPHTRITCITIGNEVFTSNDTVLKSNLLPAMQSVYQALVALGLDKQVNVTTAHSLDILGNSYPPSSGSFRQDLAEYIHPLLNFHSMTKSPFLVNAYPYFAYKANPNTVSLEYVLFQPNSGITDPNTNLNYDNMLYAQIDSVYTAIQGMGHTDIDVRISETGWPSKGDPDEVGATPDNAAMYNGNLLRRIAMNQGTPLKPSVPIDIYVFALFNEDLKPGSTSERNYGLFYPDGTPVYNIGLHGYLRPMSSSCKLMANPLEILNSEVR
- the LOC105052128 gene encoding glucan endo-1,3-beta-glucosidase 14 isoform X2 → MAVRICRLLLLFWLFSGQVLQILCLTIGINYGQIANNLPPPTRVAGLLQSLNISRVKLYDADQNVLSAFLNTNIEFIIGIGNENVSTMTDSTKAQVWLQQHVQPYIPHTRITCITIGNEVFTSNDTVLKSNLLPAMQSVYQALVALGLDKQVNVTTAHSLDILGNSYPPSSGSFRQDLAEYIHPLLNFHSMTKSPFLVNAYPYFAYKANPNTVSLEYVLFQPNSGITDPNTNLNYDNMLYAQIDSVYTAIQGMGHTDIDVRISETGWPSKGDPDEVGATPDNAAMYNGNLLRRIAMNQGTPLKPSVPIDIYVFALFNEDLKPGSTSERNYGLFYPDGTPVYNIGLHGYLRPMSSSCKLMGRASCNCCVKD